The sequence below is a genomic window from Ipomoea triloba cultivar NCNSP0323 chromosome 10, ASM357664v1.
acacttaggctcagtcttagaaaacttaggctgactcaaacttgAACCTTGGAAATCGAATTCTCCAAGTTCCAATCCTAGACCTTCAACAAGACCACACAATCTAGGCTTCGacctaattcccgaaggttcaacctaggctctgataccactttgtaacaccccgaacctaccttcccgtacatccgaggcgttaccgccacacctagagagagaattctatCGTTCCTCGATAggcctcactctaggtgcacaggctaaaggagttATCCTCATCACAACAACCNatatatatatctatttatactcttaatacacacacacacttcacgAATTACATATGcacatacatacccatacatttttatttatctatacgTGTATATGtaacataaaaacacaatatatacacacatatatcatgaataatatcatcatatatatttacacatgcATAATGTACACAAGGTTCCAtctagtactcaaataatctcaaccaaatcatcaatcacctagtttcaaacaacctcaaccaaataaagggattccttaccttaaatGGGTTCCAAACTTTGTAGGAGATCTTTGTATGGGATTTCCCCCAATTCACCTCGAAACCCTAGAATTTCATCAACCCACGtaacacaagatttcaagaaattttaacttagatttaggttctaggaggcaaaataaaactatttaccgaataaaattgaaattttaccgaatatcttggaGGTTTGTGTTGAAggtcttggctatggagttggagcttgaggaagaagatgaaatttcactctctctctttccctTGAGGATTTTTCGGCCAACACACAAGAAATGGGgaagaaaaatgagtttttatggtcttggtcaaatagttgactagtccacacctaatggataagacatcacctaacttggattaaaatactccaaaatatctttacttagactgtttgggattaattcagataaattctcggtggaaactaattcaattcaattaattttcgaacccaaaaattaattccagtctaaaactccaaattgggctaggttcggtacaccgcaaaatttcgcgatgtacgatcacaaataaatttttggctgctatgggctaatctaattaaataggaaattcaagaataatagtagggtgcctaaaaatccatttcttaggtcaaacgggttcgaatactagttcctaaaattattacggttcgtgaccgggacgtacgatcgcagcttctTACTAATTGTCTttgcttataataattctttcgaagcatctggagatcatctcatggatgttatagcctaaagaaatatttttcgaaccttaattttactgaaataggtggggggttacaACTTGTGTCTAAAATTTCGGACTCCGAATGGAATAAGAGTCGCGTGATGCGAACAGAAAGTGGCTCGAGATTGCTATTTACAATCATGTTGACAAATGGGAAGAACGGACATGAGAATACATGCTATCACCAGTCAGACAGAGCAACTTGAAGTGGTCAGCCGGCCCGAGCCAGCGGTAGAATTAGAGGAAGTTGAGATCGACCCCTTGCGCCCTGAAAGACGGGTAAGGATTGGAGTCGGGTTGGCTGAGAAAGTCAAGCGAGACATCATTTAGGTACTGTAGAAACATCAGGTGGTGTTTGATTAGGGGCCGGAAAATATGCCTGGTGTAGACCGATCGGTCATTTGCTATCGGCTAGCAGTCAATCCTGATCATAAACCTGTGGTACAAAAGAAGAGATATCTCCCCGCTGATCGGAGGGAATTCGTCAAAAAAGAAGTCGAGACCTTAATGGCTGCTCGCCACATTCGGTGAAATACCCCGATTGGCTTGCCAATGTGGTACTTGTTCCAAAACCGCCTGTCTGGCGGATGTGTGTTGATTATACGGATCTCAATAAGGCCTGTCCAAAGGATCATTTCCCGTTACCACGGATCGATCAGTTAGTTGACGAGACGGGCGGCTGTGACTTGCTGAGTTTCACGGATGCCTTTCGGGGATACTTGTTAAGAGAAATTGAAGAACTTGAgtgatcaagaagaattgaagaattctgTCGAATTGCGTCTGTTGTCTACTATTTGCGTTAATTGTGTATTTACGTGCTACTGCTGCCTGCTGAGATTTGCGTAATTATGTCTTTGTCATCTAATTGATGTTTGCgtcaattaaaaaattaccaaatacGTAGTTAGGCTAGTTGTGAGATGTGTAAATATAAGCTGATTAATTTTGGTAATGAAAGTATTGAAAGCTACAGTACTAATAGCCAATTAGCCATGCCGCCATGCGTAATGCTTAATGCCagtatatacattttttttaatatggggcccccaaaaattgggagCCCTGTGCAAAGGCCTTGCCTTAAACttattcaattaataaaaaaggCTCCAAGCCAATTCAGAGGCaattccttttctttctttcatttttctctccttccttttttaatttatcaaaattttcatttatttttgtcaattcaATTTCATACGTACGGTAGTGTTGGCTTTCCATTGACTTCCCaatagtcataaaaccaacaatacCATTCAGTTTAACATTATAGTTCAGTTtgattttaattcaatttgaaaaaGTTAGGTTTCGGTTCGGAATTAGTTCGTCTCGGTTTAAGAACcccaatttttaatattttctaatttttcaaatacactaccaaacaatacatattcacatGGTCCAAATCCTAAagtctaaacattatataacaaaatagcaattcaaatttcaaacataatactaagtaccaattaccaaacataAGTTGGCTTTTTTGCCTAACAGACTCTTCAATTAGTTCACTTGGAATGTTTTGTTGACAAGATGAAAAATCATCCATCTGTATAGTTAATATTTCGAGAACAAGTGTTAAATATTGTATAGTTATTTTTTGGACACAATTTGTCATTGCTtggcaaaatatatattttcagtgtactggaatattatttttcaatgcACTGGAAATATATTCCAATACTCGAAAATAATTCCAATGCATtggaaattaaaattagaatgaTGTTGAACCACATTAATTTCATAGAAACATGAAACTAAGGAAACTACTAaatatattgtaataataaCTCAAGTTAGAGATAATTGTGAGTCAAAGAACAATTGCGGCAAACAATAAAAGTGTAAAGTACAGAACAAGCTGCGCTATAAAGAAATcacataaaaaattaagagaTATATCCGtgagcatggttgcagtaggcgctaggcgctattCGAGCGGTAGACTAGTgtctagcgcctaagcggtctaggcggcgcctaggcggttctaggcgcggcggtgacctataaaaaacaaaatattaattcatgtgtgtaggtgtatgtcatatattactccgtatattatatatatatatatatatatcttacttctcttacttatataaataaataaatttaaatatatataaatataataataaaattaacaaggtcgaCTCGTTCGAGTTAATttggctaactctgccgagttgggcgagtgaactcggccaaattcgacCTAGTCAGCCGCCAACTCGGCttagtcggccgagttaggcgctaggcaacCTTCTAGGCGGCCGGCCGCCTAAGCGGACATCTAGGAAGCAATTCgtctcggtctaggagcgcctagcgcctaggcggcctaggcagggatttttgcaacagtgcccGTGAGAATAGGGATTGAACGGCGGAATAGGTAGAAGGGACTTGGATTTacttctatattattattattatttaaaaaataaaaccaaataGTATTCGATTCGGTTTGATTTTTTATAACGGTTCAATATGCAAGAATACATTATATTACCGTTTGATTGTTCGATATATTACCGAACCGAACTAGTTcgattttgttcaatttagaaAAATCGAACCGAATTGCTCACACCTAATAATTGTCATTATGAGATGAACTGGTTTACTCGATCAACATCCTCAGGTTTGGAAGGAGAAGGCGAGCTGCCATAATCAACTAGTTGCACATCATCTTTTGGCTGGCCTTCTTCCAGCTGAGTTTGAAACTAGCCCGACAAGACAAAATCGGTGTTTAAATTAAAGTTGGCGGTTGAGGCCCATGACTTGAACGGCAAATATAATTGCAGCGGCCAAAAGCATTAAATTTCTATCTACCAAAAATTTATTGCTTCTCCGCTATAAAATGGCCATTATTTCCGCAACCTCTACTCCCACTATTAGTCCTACCCATTACATTTCACAGAAATTAAAGTACAACAGCAGATCAGATGGCTCAGACCACCCCCAACCACACTATGACTGTCTCCGGCTGGGCAGCTCATGACTCCTCCGGCAAGATCACTCCCTTCACCTTCAACCGGaggtaactttttttttttttttttttttttttttgtgacgaaGAAAATCTGCAATCACTAGCCGAAGATGTGTACTGGGTAAACCTCACCTTGGAACCCTAGCCGGTAAAAGATCACAAAAAGGTAAACCAACCTATGTTGCGTATAGCaaaccggctcaaaccaagaagggtGGAATTCGAACTCATGACTTGTGATtataagtttgtatccttagtcAGTTTCTTTTGGGATTACCcctacttcttcttcttgattcatatacacacacatcaGCATTTAATTTCCAACTAACAAATTCGATCTTAATTGATACTCATCAGACAAAATGGCCCAACTGATGTAACCATAAAGGTCTTGTTCTGCGGAATATGCCATACTGATATCCACCATGTCAAGAATGATTGGGGGATCACAATGTACCCTGTTGTTCCTGGGTAACTTTTCTTCactcatttattaattaattgacccATTATTTTTACCATGGTACGTATTTTTTATTCACACATATCTAACAAGATCTAGATCTACTTTAACAACCGCACCCCACCCCCCCGgcctattttttctttaatttggctCAAAATGTATACATGGTAGGCATGAAATTACTGGGATCATAACTAAGGTGGGAAGTGAAGTGAGCAATTTCAAGATAGGGGATAAAGTTGGAGTAGGGTGCTTGGCAGCTACCTGTTTGAAGTGTGAATTCTGCAAGGATTCCCAAGAGAACTATTGTGACCAAGTCCAATTCACATACAATGGCATCTTTTGGGATGGCAGCATTACCTACGGCGGTTACTCTAACATCTTAGTTGCTGACCACAGGTATTTACCTTAACCAAAACATTTAAAATTCTactaaacctttttttttcttttttctttttaatatcaaatcgtgtatatatatatatatatatatatatatatatataataatgatccTCGATTGTTatatatggaccatggtccatcttgcattgtggacttggtccaaaaattatgtgcatGCAGTTGATAGATTATTGACAAGCAGTTAATAGTTTATGTGCttgcaaataaattaaaggcacGTCttaattatagacacataaaacgatatacatattatgtgtctatagttaacAGTTTATATGTCtgtatttaccattttatgtgtatgtacttaacatgttatgtgtctacaatttatttgtagacacataaattgttaacaagtacaaaatatatcaaCTGCAATTACATAATCTGAAGCCTATTTtagaccagggtgcacaatgcaaaGGTAGACATTGgtacatgatataatttgcgcaaattttattgtagaccatggtccatgtaacaACGTGGACCATGAAGTAAGTATCATTATACTtaagtttcatttgacaatattgctctattttttaattttattttttacacactagtttcattataacaataccAAAGTAgcactttaattttattacagtttcatttgacaatatatattattacatgAACTCtactttttagtttcattttccacacacactagtttaattagagtaatgttgaagtattattttaattacacttcaggttcatttgacaatatatgttattgtatgggcaatgaattttagttttatttttcacacatATTAGTTTCACTATAGcaatactaaaatatcattttaattatactacagtttcatttgataatatacgtTATTAAATGagctctattttttaatttcattttttcataCATACTAATTTCATTACAGTAAAATTAAAGtgttattttaattctattgtAATTTCATTTGGGGACCATGGTACACTGTACTATATAATAACTGATAATTTGCCATGAAACCATCTTGGGCTTTTGATTTTTATagaaatgaatattattggTTTGATATTTTTAGAAATGTTTTGGAGaatgaccaaatatatgaaatactaatttagaaaaaaatgttttatcTAAATAGGTATAAAAACACCGGCCTTTTCCctgtatttagattttagagCATACCTTTTAAAACactaacattatttttaatgaacGAAGGTATGTGGTCCGCATACCAGAAAACCTGGCAATGGACAAAGCAGCACCATTGCTATGTGCGGGCATAACAGTGTATTGTCCCATGAAAGACAACAAGCTGTTTGAGTCAAAGGGGAAAAGAGTTGGTATAATAGGGCTTGGAGGGCTTGGGCATGTGGCTGTGAAGTTTGCTAAAGCACTTGGTCACCATGTGACTGTGATCAGCACCTCTCCATCAAAGGAAAAGGAAGCTAAAGACCACTTGGGTGCAGATGACTTTATTATTAGCACCAACCCTAAACACATGCAAGTGAGTCTTTGTctaaatatatactttcaatTCCGTGTCTCctactaaaaattaaaagaatacaaatatttttgggtgtgtttggtttatgggtCAGACACAATGAATGAGAATGAAAGTTATACACATTGTTTGgtggtaaattattgtgtggattatGATCCaataacaatcattattgcgtggaccatggtccatgcaataatttgccctgtgtgaaccataaatgtaaggtacatttttttatagtatatataaaatatgtactTTCAAATGTAATTtacgtacaaaaataatgtacttttaatatattaaaaatattttttttaaatttatgttctacatagctgtgtggaccatgatccatttAATGATGATTGTTATTTGGttgacaaattttttaaaataggtataagatttgattacctctataattacaaaactcattatcTAATTTATGTATCATTCCATTACTTTAGCCTTTATCTCTTCTCATTTCATCGCCTCCTAACTCATACTTCCTCACTTCATTGCCTACTCACTTATTGCTACTCTTAAGAtcaattgttttgattttttgtttttatatttttaaaacctaTATTCTAATTATATCATCATACATTATACATAACCAAATATCAGTATTGATGATCACTCCAATTCAACCCTACTACTGAACATAcaaaaatactttcaccaaaatttattatattttttttg
It includes:
- the LOC116031674 gene encoding probable cinnamyl alcohol dehydrogenase 6, with protein sequence MAQTTPNHTMTVSGWAAHDSSGKITPFTFNRRQNGPTDVTIKVLFCGICHTDIHHVKNDWGITMYPVVPGHEITGIITKVGSEVSNFKIGDKVGVGCLAATCLKCEFCKDSQENYCDQVQFTYNGIFWDGSITYGGYSNILVADHRYVVRIPENLAMDKAAPLLCAGITVYCPMKDNKLFESKGKRVGIIGLGGLGHVAVKFAKALGHHVTVISTSPSKEKEAKDHLGADDFIISTNPKHMQSSKRTLDFILDTVAANHSLGSYLELLKVNGTLVVVGAPEKPMELPSFPLIFGKRSVKGSMTGSMKETQEMIDFCGKHNILCDVEMVKTNEINEALDRLAKNDVKYRFVIDIAAESPKI